From Diospyros lotus cultivar Yz01 chromosome 4, ASM1463336v1, whole genome shotgun sequence, a single genomic window includes:
- the LOC127800536 gene encoding NAC domain-containing protein 2 produces the protein MTAEMHLPPGFRFHPTDEELVVHYLCRKCASQPISVPIIAEVDLYKYDPWDLPDLALYGEKEWYFFSPRDRKYPNGSRPNRAAGSGYWKATGADKPIGNPKPMGIKKALVFYAGKAPRGEKTNWIMHEYRLADVDRSARKKGGSLRLDDWVLCRIYNKKGSIEKMSSFVGDKVSEPAEVYEQKPDILSRGGGGLPPPPESSLTAGVFSELAYLDSSDSVPKLHTDSSCSEHVVSPEFACEREVQSEPSKLTEWEKAALEFPFNYMDATMEGAFTPQFQSNQMSPLQDMFMYLQKPF, from the exons atgaCGGCGGAGATGCACTTGCCGCCTGGTTTCCGATTCCATCCGACGGACGAGGAACTCGTGGTGCACTATCTCTGCCGTAAATGCGCCTCCCAGCCGATTTCGGTCCCCATAATTGCAGAGGTTGATCTCTACAAGTATGATCCCTGGGATCTTCCTG ATTTGGCCTTGTACGGAGAGAAGGAGTGGTATTTCTTCTCGCCCCGAGACCGGAAGTATCCAAACGGATCGAGGCCGAACCGGGCGGCCGGCAGTGGCTACTGGAAGGCCACCGGGGCCGATAAGCCCATCGGCAACCCCAAGCCGATGGGGATTAAGAAGGCGCTGGTGTTCTACGCCGGGAAGGCGCCGAGAGGGGAAAAGACAAATTGGATCATGCACGAGTATCGGCTGGCAGATGTTGACCGCTCGGCTCGCAAGAAAGGCGGCAGCTTAAgg CTCGACGATTGGGTGCTGTGCCGCATATACAACAAGAAGGGGAGCATCGAGAAGATGAGCTCGTTCGTCGGCGATAAAGTCAGCGAGCCAGCGGAAGTGTACGAGCAGAAGCCGGACATCCTGAGCCGCGGTGGGGGAGGgctgccgccgccgccggaGAGCTCCCTGACGGCGGGGGTGTTCAGCGAGCTGGCGTACTTGGACTCGTCGGATTCGGTGCCGAAGCTCCACACGGACTCGAGCTGCTCGGAGCACGTGGTGTCGCCGGAGTTCGCGTGCGAGCGTGAGGTCCAGAGCGAGCCGAGTAAGCTGACGGAATGGGAGAAAGCCGCCCTCGAGTTTCCCTTTAATTACATGGATGCCACCATGGAGGGCGCGTTCACTCCCCAGTTCCAGAGTAATCAGATGTCGCCGCTGCAGGACATGTTCATGTATCTGCAGAA